From Leisingera sp. S132, one genomic window encodes:
- a CDS encoding CBS domain-containing protein → MAPFSYQPPTRGDKAGQESHSQSAESNLSHGQSTVASLLDAKGDAIFAIRPNDTVGHAVEALKEKRIGALVVTDQNGTLQGILSERDIVRRLADTPGHTLPQLVEEIMTREVKTCAPDDLLIDVAKVMNEGRFRHLPVLKDGKLSGMITVGDVVNFRLKELEYEALRMKQMIVG, encoded by the coding sequence ATGGCACCGTTCTCATACCAGCCTCCCACCCGGGGCGACAAGGCCGGGCAGGAAAGCCACAGCCAGTCGGCCGAGTCGAATTTGTCACACGGCCAATCGACCGTCGCCAGTCTGCTGGATGCCAAGGGCGACGCGATCTTTGCAATCCGCCCCAATGACACAGTTGGCCACGCGGTGGAGGCGCTGAAGGAAAAGCGCATCGGCGCGCTGGTCGTCACCGACCAGAACGGCACGCTGCAAGGCATCCTGTCGGAACGTGACATCGTGCGCCGCCTGGCGGACACGCCGGGCCACACACTGCCGCAGCTGGTCGAGGAGATCATGACGCGCGAGGTCAAGACCTGCGCGCCGGACGACCTGCTGATTGACGTCGCCAAGGTGATGAACGAGGGCCGCTTCCGCCACCTGCCGGTTCTGAAGGACGGCAAGCTCTCGGGCATGATCACCGTCGGCGACGTCGTGAACTTCCGCTTGAAGGAGCTGGAATACGAAGCCCTCCGCATGAAGCAGATGATCGTCGGCTAA
- a CDS encoding FAD:protein FMN transferase: MPRKLLTALTLPAVLAMSGCWFGSDPEEVRLTGETMGTTYSVIAIGEDLDAGALGSAVEGTLASVNARMSNWDPASEVSTFSAARSTAPVRVSPEFAHVLAAAGDVHAKTGGKFDVTLGPLIELWGFGPRKPEDPVPSDTAIAKALEGVGQARLLVLDADAGTLRKSAPETGINLSAIAKGYGVDAVAEALQGFGVEHYMVEIGGDLVTKGENAKGEAWRIGIEKPDAAAQTVQLIVPVSNYGLATSGDYRNYFEHEGTRYSHILDPVAGRPVTHATTSVTVIAENAMLADAWATAMLVLGRENGLKLAEEHKLAVFFIDRDVQAGPDAYMTAASSAFEALTAN; this comes from the coding sequence ATGCCCAGAAAACTCCTGACCGCCCTGACCCTGCCCGCAGTGCTGGCCATGTCCGGCTGCTGGTTCGGCAGCGATCCGGAAGAGGTGCGGCTGACGGGCGAAACCATGGGCACCACCTACAGCGTGATTGCGATTGGCGAGGATCTGGACGCCGGGGCGCTTGGGTCCGCAGTCGAGGGCACCCTGGCGTCGGTCAATGCCAGGATGTCGAACTGGGATCCGGCCTCGGAGGTTTCCACCTTCTCAGCCGCGCGCAGCACGGCGCCGGTGCGGGTGTCTCCTGAGTTTGCCCATGTGCTGGCGGCGGCGGGCGACGTGCACGCCAAGACAGGCGGCAAGTTCGACGTGACCCTCGGCCCGCTGATCGAGCTGTGGGGCTTTGGCCCGCGCAAGCCCGAGGACCCGGTGCCGTCAGATACGGCGATTGCCAAGGCGCTGGAGGGCGTCGGCCAGGCGCGGCTGCTGGTGCTGGATGCGGACGCCGGAACGCTCAGGAAATCTGCGCCGGAAACCGGCATCAACCTGTCGGCCATTGCCAAAGGCTATGGCGTGGATGCGGTGGCGGAAGCGCTGCAGGGGTTTGGCGTCGAGCATTACATGGTCGAGATCGGCGGTGATCTGGTGACCAAGGGCGAAAACGCCAAGGGCGAGGCCTGGCGCATCGGCATCGAGAAACCGGATGCTGCAGCGCAGACCGTGCAGCTGATCGTGCCGGTCAGCAACTATGGCCTGGCGACCTCAGGCGACTACCGCAATTACTTCGAGCATGAGGGCACCCGCTATTCCCACATCCTTGATCCAGTGGCCGGGCGGCCGGTGACCCATGCGACCACCTCTGTCACGGTGATCGCAGAAAACGCCATGCTGGCGGATGCCTGGGCCACTGCAATGCTGGTTCTGGGCCGCGAAAACGGGCTGAAGCTTGCTGAGGAGCATAAACTTGCCGTGTTTTTCATTGATCGGGACGTGCAAGCCGGGCCGGATGCCTATATGACAGCGGCAAGCAGCGCGTTCGAGGCGCTGACCGCAAACTAA
- the nqrM gene encoding (Na+)-NQR maturation NqrM, translated as MSTFLLAFILLLIVTLGMSLGVILMGKKIKGSCGGLNAISGADKCVVCSKDVDPDSPLRDKLQCKRARKMVEQMEREAQQA; from the coding sequence ATGAGCACCTTTCTTCTGGCCTTCATCCTGCTGCTGATCGTCACCCTGGGCATGTCACTGGGGGTGATCCTGATGGGCAAGAAGATCAAGGGCAGCTGCGGCGGCCTGAATGCGATCTCGGGTGCCGACAAATGCGTGGTCTGCTCCAAGGATGTCGACCCCGACAGCCCGCTGCGGGACAAGCTGCAGTGCAAGCGCGCGCGCAAGATGGTCGAGCAGATGGAACGCGAGGCGCAGCAGGCCTGA
- a CDS encoding efflux transporter outer membrane subunit produces the protein MSKPRWTARSVLLAGTFLCGCTVVGIDYHRPDFAVPASYYQSRSYATAKGASETWWRGLNDATLNRLITAGLQQNLGLKAAKERLISAEALRRGTGRPQQVNGDLDGSSVFARRESQNGTTSTDTAEVGATYVFDLFGEFQRRSERAVADRDAEFYRMATTRLALIEAITRTYIEARFFQRGAAVTRQTIQLRQQILATVEELQAARALLALDVERTKLQVASAKADLPGFIASYESSVFALATLLDRDAAEIFAMMQGSYGQPYPASQPELGVPATLLRNRPDVLLAEAQLRSAAADIGVTEAELYPSLEISGSVRATRGTGALYQIGPVLNLPLFNRPVLRAFHKSAIAEAKATEYDYRAAVRAAVEEVQSQQSSLRAARERTAAQARAVNLGTKVADLARETFRASEITLFDLLNTEEALRDNELALIAARRDLALAWASLQISLGKGWAPHQDPGSAVVAVKPSE, from the coding sequence ATGAGCAAACCCCGTTGGACAGCCCGTTCCGTGCTGCTAGCAGGCACTTTTCTGTGCGGCTGCACTGTTGTCGGCATTGATTACCACCGCCCGGATTTCGCGGTGCCGGCCAGCTATTACCAGTCGCGCAGCTATGCCACCGCCAAGGGCGCCTCGGAAACATGGTGGCGGGGTCTGAACGATGCCACCCTGAACCGGCTGATCACCGCGGGACTGCAGCAGAACCTGGGGCTCAAGGCCGCCAAGGAACGCCTGATCTCGGCAGAGGCCTTGCGCCGCGGCACCGGCCGGCCGCAGCAAGTCAACGGCGATCTGGACGGCAGCTCCGTCTTTGCGCGCCGCGAATCCCAGAACGGCACCACCAGCACCGACACGGCAGAGGTCGGCGCAACCTATGTCTTTGACCTCTTCGGCGAATTCCAGCGCCGCTCCGAAAGGGCGGTGGCAGACCGCGACGCGGAGTTCTACCGGATGGCCACCACCCGGCTGGCGCTGATCGAAGCCATCACCCGCACCTACATTGAGGCGCGGTTCTTCCAGCGCGGCGCCGCCGTGACCCGCCAGACGATCCAGCTGCGCCAGCAGATCCTGGCAACAGTGGAAGAACTGCAGGCGGCCCGCGCCCTGCTGGCGCTGGATGTGGAGCGCACCAAGCTTCAGGTTGCCAGCGCCAAGGCGGACCTGCCCGGCTTCATTGCCAGCTACGAATCCTCTGTCTTTGCCCTGGCAACCCTGCTCGACCGCGACGCGGCAGAGATCTTTGCGATGATGCAGGGCAGCTATGGCCAGCCATACCCCGCCAGCCAGCCGGAACTGGGCGTGCCTGCAACCCTGCTGCGCAACCGCCCCGATGTGCTGCTGGCCGAAGCCCAGCTGCGCAGCGCCGCCGCCGATATCGGTGTCACCGAAGCGGAGCTTTATCCCTCGCTGGAGATCTCCGGCTCGGTGCGCGCCACCCGCGGCACCGGCGCTCTCTACCAGATCGGCCCGGTGCTGAACCTGCCGCTGTTCAACCGCCCGGTGCTGCGCGCCTTCCACAAAAGCGCCATCGCCGAGGCCAAGGCGACCGAATACGACTACCGCGCCGCGGTCAGGGCCGCGGTGGAAGAGGTCCAGTCGCAGCAAAGCAGCCTGCGCGCCGCCCGCGAACGCACCGCCGCCCAGGCCCGCGCCGTCAATCTGGGAACCAAGGTTGCCGATCTTGCGCGTGAAACCTTCAGGGCCAGCGAAATCACCCTGTTCGACCTGCTGAACACCGAAGAAGCGCTGCGAGACAACGAACTGGCCCTGATCGCCGCACGGCGCGATCTGGCGCTGGCCTGGGCCAGCCTGCAGATTTCGCTGGGCAAGGGATGGGCGCCGCACCAGGATCCGGGCAGCGCTGTCGTGGCGGTGAAACCTTCAGAATAG
- a CDS encoding aldehyde dehydrogenase family protein: protein MDLQKFYIGGAWVTPHSAREFPVLNPATEAQIGTIILGDETDVNAAVAAAKAAFESFSQTSRDERIALLERLLEISRERREELAQALSAEMGAPVSMARDAQADSGIGHLEGILAALKTQELRETLPNGDILVREPIGVCGLITPWNWPVNQIALKVLPALATGCTCVLKPSEHTPMSAAVYAQMIHDAGYPAGVFNLIHGDGPTVGAGLSRHPDVDMMSFTGSTRAGIAVSKDAADTVKRVTLELGGKSPNLVFADADLEEKVTASVLECMYNTGQSCDAPTRMLVEKSCYDQVLEIARAAAEGQAIGDPSQEGDHIGPMFDRIQYDRVQEMIQKGIGEGATLLAGGLGRPEGLDKGWYVRPTVFADVTNDMAIAQQEIFGPVLVIIPFEDEEDAIRIANDTPYGLAAYLQTGNPERAERVAARLRAGAVHINGGGFNYGSPFGGYKQSGNGREGGMLGLEDYQEVKTLHFG, encoded by the coding sequence ATGGACCTGCAAAAATTCTATATCGGCGGCGCCTGGGTGACGCCGCATTCGGCCCGCGAGTTTCCGGTGCTGAACCCGGCCACGGAGGCGCAGATCGGGACCATCATCCTCGGCGACGAGACGGATGTGAACGCCGCGGTGGCGGCGGCCAAGGCGGCGTTTGAGAGTTTTTCGCAAACGTCGCGCGATGAGCGGATTGCGCTGCTGGAGCGGTTGCTGGAAATCAGCAGGGAGCGGCGCGAGGAGCTGGCGCAGGCGTTGTCTGCCGAGATGGGAGCGCCGGTTTCGATGGCGCGGGACGCCCAGGCCGATTCGGGGATCGGGCATCTGGAGGGTATTCTGGCGGCGCTGAAGACCCAGGAACTGCGCGAGACACTGCCCAATGGCGATATCCTGGTGCGCGAGCCGATCGGCGTCTGCGGCCTCATCACACCCTGGAACTGGCCGGTGAACCAGATCGCGCTCAAGGTGCTGCCGGCGCTGGCGACAGGCTGCACCTGCGTGCTGAAACCGTCGGAGCACACGCCAATGTCTGCCGCGGTTTATGCACAGATGATCCATGATGCGGGATATCCTGCGGGGGTGTTCAACCTGATCCATGGCGACGGGCCAACGGTGGGGGCGGGTCTGTCGCGCCATCCTGACGTAGATATGATGTCCTTCACCGGTTCGACCCGGGCCGGCATCGCGGTGTCCAAGGATGCAGCCGACACGGTGAAGCGGGTGACGCTGGAACTGGGCGGCAAGTCTCCGAACCTGGTGTTTGCGGATGCGGATCTTGAGGAGAAGGTCACCGCATCGGTGCTCGAGTGCATGTATAACACCGGCCAGAGCTGCGACGCGCCGACCCGGATGCTGGTGGAGAAAAGCTGCTACGATCAGGTGCTGGAGATTGCCCGGGCTGCCGCCGAGGGGCAGGCTATAGGCGATCCGAGCCAGGAGGGCGATCACATCGGCCCGATGTTCGACCGCATCCAGTACGACCGGGTGCAGGAGATGATCCAGAAGGGCATCGGTGAAGGGGCGACCCTGCTGGCAGGCGGTCTGGGCCGGCCCGAGGGGCTGGACAAGGGTTGGTATGTGCGCCCCACCGTCTTTGCCGATGTGACCAACGATATGGCGATTGCGCAGCAGGAAATCTTTGGCCCGGTGCTGGTGATCATCCCGTTCGAGGATGAGGAGGACGCTATCCGTATCGCCAATGACACGCCTTATGGGCTGGCGGCCTATCTCCAGACCGGCAATCCGGAGCGGGCCGAGCGGGTTGCCGCCCGGCTGCGGGCGGGGGCGGTGCATATCAACGGCGGCGGCTTCAACTACGGCTCACCCTTTGGCGGTTACAAGCAGTCCGGCAACGGCCGCGAAGGCGGCATGCTGGGGCTGGAGGATTATCAGGAAGTCAAAACCCTGCATTTTGGCTGA